A portion of the Bifidobacterium sp. ESL0800 genome contains these proteins:
- the carB gene encoding carbamoyl-phosphate synthase large subunit, translated as MPKRQDIKSVMVIGSGPIVIGQAAEFDYSGTQACRVLREEGIRVILVNSNPATIMTDPEMADATYIEPIDVPILERIIAREHPDALLPTLGGQTALNAAEALGKAGVLDKYHVELIGASLEAIDRGEDREQFKKVVDSVGGESAKSDVAHTLDEVDAIVAKLGFPVVVRPSFTMGGLGSGIAHNEEELHRIAGAGLHDSPTNEVLVEEGIEGWKEYELELMRDRNDNVVVVCPIENVDPVGVHTGDSITVAPTFTLTDREYQKMRDLGIAIIRGVGVDTGGCNIQFAVNPKNGRIIIIEMNPRVSRSSALASKATGFPIAKIATKLALGYTLDEIQNDITQSTPACFEPTIDYVVTKVPRFTFEKFPGADPTLTTSMKSVGEAMALGGNFQESLGKAMRSIDKRHMGFSWDGTKPDQAEVDQLLEDMRTPTENRYLQVQRALWGGATLEQLYDATKIDPWFLRQFELINQTAMEVRFTEILSARLLKKAKLAGLSDLQIAHLRHLGDEGENTIRELRHSYGLRPVYKTVDTCAAEFDAVTPYYYSCYADESELKPRDREAVIILGSGPNRIGQGIEFDYTCVHAVQELGKDYDTIMVNCNPETVSTDYDMSDRLYFEPLTFEDVMEIYDAEKKLGPIKGVIVQLGGQTPLSLAARLKAAGVPILGTSPESIDLAENRELFGEVLRREKLNAPRYGTALNMDEAREAAHSIGYPVLVRPSYVLGGRGMEIVYDDEQLEKYVDRALEEAKADTVVSGRLPSPLLIDKFLQDAIEIDVDALYDGKELYIGGIMEHVEEAGVHSGDAACTLPPSTLSDDQIQRLRKATLAIAEGCGVRGVMNVQFAYMANTLYVIEANPRASRTIPFASKATGVALAKAAARIMVGESVADQRRRGLLLPKGDGGTIRPGQQVAVKESVLPFKRFRTVAGKSVDTLLGPEMHSTGEVMGFDRDFPHAFAKSQLAAYAGGLPTQGNVFLSVSDTDKRQLPLIATRLQELGFTVCATEGTASVLRRYGIECKVVGKISETSERRQELKAEYGDDYIDKNPVEMIESREINMVLNTPSTRSSRSDGYAIRAAAVIADIPQFTTITEFSAVLLAIEAVKADDYQVMSIQEHAKQLFASEME; from the coding sequence ATGCCGAAACGTCAGGATATCAAATCCGTCATGGTCATCGGATCCGGCCCCATCGTCATCGGCCAGGCCGCGGAATTCGACTATTCCGGCACCCAGGCCTGCCGCGTGCTACGCGAGGAAGGCATCCGCGTCATCCTCGTCAATTCCAACCCGGCCACCATCATGACCGACCCGGAAATGGCCGATGCCACGTACATCGAGCCGATCGACGTGCCGATTCTCGAGCGGATCATCGCGCGTGAACACCCCGACGCCCTTCTGCCGACGCTTGGCGGGCAGACCGCGCTGAACGCCGCCGAAGCGCTGGGCAAGGCCGGGGTGCTTGACAAATACCACGTCGAACTCATCGGTGCCTCGCTTGAGGCCATCGACCGTGGCGAGGATCGTGAGCAGTTCAAGAAGGTCGTGGATTCCGTCGGGGGAGAGTCCGCGAAAAGCGATGTCGCCCATACGCTCGATGAAGTCGACGCCATCGTGGCCAAGCTCGGTTTCCCGGTGGTCGTGCGCCCAAGTTTCACCATGGGTGGCCTGGGTTCCGGCATCGCCCACAACGAAGAGGAACTGCACCGCATCGCCGGCGCCGGCCTCCACGATTCGCCGACCAACGAGGTCCTGGTCGAAGAGGGCATCGAAGGCTGGAAGGAATACGAGCTCGAGCTGATGCGCGACCGCAACGACAACGTAGTGGTCGTCTGCCCGATTGAGAACGTCGATCCGGTCGGCGTGCACACCGGCGATTCCATCACCGTCGCCCCGACCTTCACGCTCACCGACCGCGAATACCAGAAGATGCGCGACCTCGGCATCGCCATCATCCGCGGCGTCGGCGTCGATACCGGCGGCTGCAACATCCAGTTTGCCGTCAATCCCAAGAACGGCCGCATCATCATCATCGAGATGAACCCGCGCGTCTCCCGTTCCTCGGCGCTGGCTTCCAAGGCCACCGGCTTCCCGATCGCCAAGATCGCCACGAAACTTGCGCTGGGCTATACGCTTGACGAGATCCAAAACGACATCACGCAATCCACACCGGCCTGCTTCGAGCCGACCATCGACTACGTGGTCACCAAGGTGCCGCGTTTCACCTTCGAGAAGTTCCCGGGCGCTGACCCGACACTCACCACCTCGATGAAATCGGTGGGCGAGGCCATGGCCTTGGGCGGCAACTTCCAGGAGTCGCTGGGCAAGGCCATGCGTTCCATCGACAAGCGCCACATGGGCTTCAGCTGGGACGGAACCAAGCCGGATCAGGCCGAGGTCGACCAGCTGCTCGAAGACATGCGCACCCCCACCGAGAACCGCTACCTGCAGGTGCAACGCGCGCTTTGGGGCGGGGCCACGCTTGAACAGCTCTACGACGCCACCAAGATCGACCCGTGGTTCCTGCGTCAATTCGAGCTGATCAACCAGACCGCGATGGAAGTGCGGTTCACCGAAATCCTGTCGGCCCGGCTCCTGAAGAAGGCCAAACTGGCCGGCCTTTCCGACCTGCAGATCGCGCACCTGCGCCACTTGGGCGACGAGGGCGAGAACACGATCCGCGAGCTGCGCCATAGCTACGGCCTGCGCCCGGTCTACAAGACCGTCGACACCTGCGCTGCCGAATTCGACGCGGTCACGCCGTACTACTACTCCTGCTACGCGGACGAATCCGAACTCAAGCCGCGCGACCGCGAGGCCGTCATCATTCTGGGATCCGGTCCCAACCGTATCGGCCAGGGCATCGAGTTCGACTACACCTGCGTGCATGCGGTGCAGGAATTGGGCAAGGACTATGACACGATCATGGTCAATTGCAACCCCGAGACCGTCTCCACCGACTACGACATGTCCGACCGGCTCTACTTCGAGCCACTCACCTTCGAAGACGTCATGGAGATCTACGACGCCGAGAAGAAGCTCGGCCCGATCAAGGGAGTCATCGTCCAGCTCGGCGGCCAGACCCCGCTTTCGCTGGCCGCACGTCTCAAAGCCGCTGGTGTCCCGATTCTCGGAACGTCGCCGGAATCCATCGACCTGGCCGAAAACCGTGAGCTCTTCGGCGAGGTGCTGCGCCGCGAGAAGCTCAACGCCCCGCGTTACGGCACAGCGCTCAACATGGACGAGGCCCGCGAAGCCGCCCATTCCATCGGCTACCCGGTGCTGGTGCGCCCCAGCTACGTGCTCGGCGGACGTGGCATGGAAATCGTCTACGACGACGAGCAGCTCGAGAAATACGTCGACCGCGCGCTCGAGGAAGCCAAGGCCGACACCGTGGTCTCCGGACGCCTGCCCTCGCCGCTGCTGATCGACAAGTTCCTTCAGGACGCCATCGAAATCGATGTCGACGCGCTTTATGACGGCAAGGAGCTTTACATCGGCGGCATCATGGAGCACGTCGAGGAGGCCGGTGTCCACTCCGGCGACGCGGCCTGCACCTTGCCTCCCTCGACCCTTTCGGACGACCAGATTCAGCGTCTGCGCAAGGCGACATTGGCCATCGCCGAAGGTTGCGGCGTACGAGGCGTGATGAACGTCCAGTTCGCCTACATGGCCAACACGCTCTACGTCATCGAGGCCAACCCGCGTGCCTCCCGCACCATCCCGTTCGCCTCCAAGGCGACCGGTGTGGCGCTGGCCAAGGCCGCGGCCCGCATCATGGTCGGGGAGAGCGTGGCCGACCAGCGCAGGCGTGGATTGCTCCTGCCCAAGGGCGACGGCGGCACCATCCGACCTGGTCAGCAGGTCGCCGTCAAGGAATCCGTCTTGCCGTTCAAGCGTTTCCGCACGGTCGCCGGCAAATCCGTCGATACCCTGCTCGGCCCCGAGATGCACTCGACCGGCGAGGTCATGGGCTTCGACCGCGACTTCCCGCACGCCTTCGCCAAGTCCCAACTCGCCGCCTATGCCGGCGGACTGCCGACACAAGGCAACGTGTTCCTCTCGGTCTCCGACACCGACAAGCGCCAGCTGCCGCTGATCGCCACCAGACTTCAGGAGCTCGGCTTCACCGTCTGCGCCACCGAAGGCACCGCTTCCGTGCTGCGTCGCTATGGCATCGAGTGCAAGGTGGTCGGCAAGATCTCCGAGACCTCTGAACGCAGGCAGGAGCTGAAGGCCGAATACGGCGACGATTACATCGACAAGAATCCTGTCGAGATGATCGAGTCCCGGGAGATCAACATGGTCCTCAACACCCCGAGCACCCGCAGCTCCCGTTCCGACGGCTACGCCATCCGCGCCGCCGCCGTGATCGCCGATATCCCGCAGTTCACCACCATCACCGAGTTCTCCGCAGTCCTGCTCGCCATCGAGGCGGTCAAGGCCGACGACTACCAGGTGATGAGCATCCAGGAGCACGCCAAGCAGCTCTTCGCCTCCGAAATGGAGTAG
- the carA gene encoding glutamine-hydrolyzing carbamoyl-phosphate synthase small subunit: protein MSQQAATAAQYSKDDAVLLLEDGQLYVGEPYGASGSTFGEIVFATAMTGYQETITDPSYDRQIVVQTFPHIGDTGVNDEDPESKRVWVAGYVVRQPSPNVSNWRANDSLDDELKGDSVVGISGIDTRKLVRHLRQSGVMRAGIFSGNALVDETSGELKSVDVLLDEVLASPKMQGARLYDHVSTKETYTVEPCGDFAGKEPLFTVAAVDLGIKGMTPHRLAERGCRVHVVPSTVTLNDIKALNPDGVFFSNGPGDPEEAAPEVDLLRQVLDAGYPFFGICFGNQLFGRALGFETYKLKFGHHGVNQPVRDMTTGKVEITAHNHGFAVDAPIGKIVESPYENGKYGRVFVSHIDLNDDVVEGLQCVDIPAFSVQYHPEAAAGPHDAAYLFDRFVSLMRARKAGEPVSSVLTAPTFSSSSNTTVNSQSADSADKENK, encoded by the coding sequence GTGAGTCAGCAAGCAGCGACAGCAGCACAGTATTCGAAAGACGATGCTGTGCTGTTGTTGGAAGATGGCCAGCTTTACGTCGGTGAGCCTTATGGAGCGTCCGGCTCAACGTTCGGTGAGATTGTCTTTGCAACGGCCATGACCGGCTATCAGGAGACGATTACCGACCCGAGCTATGATCGGCAGATCGTCGTGCAGACATTCCCGCATATCGGCGATACCGGAGTCAACGACGAGGATCCGGAATCCAAGCGGGTCTGGGTGGCCGGCTATGTCGTGCGTCAGCCCAGCCCGAATGTCAGCAACTGGCGTGCCAACGACAGCCTTGACGATGAGCTCAAAGGCGATTCCGTCGTCGGCATCAGCGGCATCGACACCCGCAAGCTGGTCCGCCACCTGCGCCAGAGCGGCGTGATGCGCGCCGGCATTTTCTCGGGAAACGCTTTGGTCGATGAGACCAGCGGCGAGCTGAAGTCCGTGGACGTGCTGTTGGACGAAGTGCTGGCCTCGCCGAAGATGCAGGGTGCCAGGCTCTACGACCATGTCAGCACCAAGGAGACCTACACCGTCGAGCCATGCGGCGACTTCGCGGGCAAGGAGCCCCTGTTCACCGTCGCTGCCGTTGACCTCGGCATCAAAGGGATGACACCGCATCGCTTGGCGGAGCGCGGCTGCCGAGTACATGTCGTTCCGTCAACCGTCACCCTGAACGATATCAAGGCATTGAATCCTGATGGCGTCTTCTTCTCCAACGGCCCGGGCGACCCGGAGGAGGCCGCGCCCGAAGTCGATTTGCTGCGCCAGGTGCTCGACGCCGGCTATCCCTTCTTCGGCATCTGCTTCGGCAATCAGCTCTTTGGCCGTGCGCTCGGTTTTGAGACCTACAAGCTCAAGTTCGGTCATCACGGCGTCAACCAGCCGGTGCGTGACATGACCACCGGCAAGGTCGAGATCACCGCCCACAACCACGGTTTCGCGGTCGACGCGCCGATCGGCAAGATCGTTGAATCTCCGTATGAAAACGGCAAATACGGTCGTGTGTTCGTCTCGCACATCGACCTGAACGACGATGTGGTCGAAGGCCTGCAATGTGTCGATATCCCTGCCTTCTCGGTGCAATACCACCCCGAGGCCGCCGCGGGACCCCACGACGCCGCCTATCTGTTCGACCGTTTCGTCTCGCTGATGCGTGCCCGCAAGGCGGGGGAGCCGGTTTCGTCCGTGCTTACGGCACCGACATTTTCATCTTCATCGAACACAACCGTCAATAGCCAATCCGCCGATAGCGCTGACAAGGAGAACAAGTAA
- the efp gene encoding elongation factor P, giving the protein MAQTSNDIKNGSVLNLDGQLWTVTKFQHVKPGKGPAFVRTTIKNVLSGKIVDRTFNAGMKMEFETVDNRTLQYSYEEGDSFVFMDMTTYDQVNIPKDLVGDQAKYLLEGTDCIISFHDGTPLSVELPASVVLKVTQTEPGVQGNRSNAGTKPATVETGAEIQVPLFVGEGEMVKVDTRDGSYLGRENN; this is encoded by the coding sequence GTGGCACAAACTAGCAATGACATCAAAAACGGGTCGGTATTGAACCTGGACGGACAGCTCTGGACCGTCACGAAATTCCAGCACGTCAAGCCTGGCAAGGGGCCGGCTTTCGTGCGTACCACCATCAAGAACGTGCTCTCGGGCAAGATAGTCGACAGGACCTTCAACGCCGGCATGAAGATGGAGTTCGAAACCGTCGATAACCGTACGCTGCAGTATTCCTATGAAGAGGGCGACAGCTTCGTCTTCATGGATATGACCACCTATGATCAGGTCAACATCCCCAAGGATCTCGTTGGCGATCAGGCAAAATACTTGCTTGAAGGCACCGACTGCATCATCAGCTTCCACGACGGCACCCCGTTGAGCGTCGAGCTGCCCGCATCCGTCGTCTTGAAGGTCACGCAGACCGAGCCGGGCGTGCAGGGCAACCGTTCGAACGCCGGTACGAAGCCCGCCACTGTCGAGACCGGTGCCGAGATCCAGGTGCCGCTCTTCGTGGGCGAAGGCGAAATGGTCAAGGTGGACACCCGCGACGGTTCCTACCTCGGCCGCGAAAACAACTGA
- the tuf gene encoding elongation factor Tu: MAEKEKYERTKPHVNIGTIGHVDHGKTTLTAAISKVLHEEYPDLNPEYDFDQIDAAPEEKQRGITINIAHIEYQTAKRHYAHVDCPGHADFVKNMITGAAQMDGAILVVAATDGPMAQTREHVLLARQVGVPKILVALNKCDMVDDEELIELVEEEVRDLLEENGFDRDCPVIRTSAYGALHDDAPDHDKWVQTVKDLMDAVDDYIPTPVHDLDKPFLMPIEDVFTISGRGTVVTGRVERGRIPVNAPAEIVGIRPTQTTTVTSIETFHKQMDEAEAGDNTGLLLRGINRDDVERGQVVAKPGTVTPHHKFEGEVYVLTKDEGGRHSPFFSNYRPQFYFRTTDVTGVITLPEGVEMVQPGDHATFSVELIQPVAMEEGLTFAVREGGHTVGSGRVTKVIE; this comes from the coding sequence ATGGCAGAAAAGGAAAAGTACGAGCGGACCAAGCCGCACGTTAACATTGGCACCATTGGCCACGTTGATCACGGTAAGACGACCCTGACCGCGGCCATCTCGAAGGTGCTGCACGAAGAGTACCCCGATCTCAACCCGGAGTATGACTTCGATCAGATCGACGCGGCTCCTGAAGAGAAGCAGCGTGGTATCACCATCAACATCGCCCACATCGAGTATCAGACGGCCAAGCGCCACTATGCTCACGTGGATTGCCCCGGCCACGCCGATTTCGTGAAGAACATGATCACCGGCGCCGCTCAGATGGATGGCGCGATCCTCGTCGTCGCCGCCACTGATGGCCCGATGGCTCAGACCCGCGAGCACGTTCTGCTCGCTCGTCAGGTAGGCGTGCCGAAGATTCTCGTCGCGCTCAACAAGTGCGATATGGTTGACGACGAAGAGCTCATCGAGCTCGTCGAAGAAGAGGTCCGCGACCTCCTCGAAGAAAACGGCTTCGATCGTGACTGTCCGGTCATCCGCACCTCCGCCTATGGTGCTCTGCACGATGACGCTCCGGATCACGACAAGTGGGTTCAGACGGTCAAGGACCTCATGGACGCAGTCGACGATTACATCCCGACTCCTGTCCACGATCTCGACAAGCCGTTCCTGATGCCTATCGAGGACGTCTTCACCATCTCCGGCCGTGGCACCGTGGTGACCGGCCGTGTCGAGCGTGGCCGCATCCCGGTCAACGCCCCGGCAGAGATCGTCGGCATTCGTCCGACCCAGACCACCACCGTCACCTCCATCGAGACCTTCCACAAGCAGATGGACGAGGCCGAGGCTGGCGACAACACCGGTCTGCTGCTCCGCGGCATCAACCGTGACGACGTCGAGCGCGGCCAGGTCGTGGCCAAGCCCGGCACCGTGACCCCGCACCACAAGTTCGAGGGCGAAGTCTACGTCTTGACGAAGGATGAGGGCGGCCGTCACTCGCCGTTCTTCTCCAACTACCGTCCGCAGTTCTACTTCCGCACCACCGACGTCACCGGCGTCATCACGCTGCCGGAAGGCGTCGAGATGGTTCAGCCTGGCGATCACGCCACCTTCTCCGTCGAGCTGATTCAGCCCGTCGCGATGGAAGAGGGCCTGACCTTCGCAGTTCGTGAAGGCGGCCACACCGTCGGCTCAGGCCGTGTCACCAAGGTGATCGAGTAG